One genomic region from Osmerus mordax isolate fOsmMor3 chromosome 4, fOsmMor3.pri, whole genome shotgun sequence encodes:
- the slc41a2a gene encoding solute carrier family 41 member 2, which translates to MALTGPQDRPRALDSTTCTETDPLLLNGHYPGSKVIDEASERDVEDGEAGGSPPGERSESARSMVIQILVPFLLAGLGTVSAGTLLDVVQHWEVFHEVTEIFILVPALLGLKGNLEMTLASRLSTAVNMGKMDWSLVIGNLALKQVQATVLGLLAALVAVILGWILEGDMTLSHAALLCTASVATAFTASLLQGVIMVGVIMGSKRVGINPDNVATPMAASFGDLITLAILACLSQGLYECIEQYPYLTYLVGVFFLGMTPLWVIISYRHPDSRILLYLGWEPIITAMVISSTGGLILDKTLSDPNMAGIIVYAPVINGIGGNLVAIQSSRIATHLHLHFNPGDAPLQSCYNPCHTFCLPGPNNRSAQVLLLLVVPGHLIFLYTIHLLMGGNTTPTPVFVALFLTAALLQVFSLLCIADWMVHCLWRRGKDPDSYSIPYLTALGDLLGTGLLALAFLLLWFLGDPATT; encoded by the exons ATGGCTCTCACCGGGCCACAGGACCGCCCCCGGGCCCTAGATTCCACCACATGCACCGAGACAGACCCCCTGCTCCTCAATGGACACTATccggggtcaaaggtcatcgaTGAGGCGAGCGAGAGAGACGTTGAGGACGGCGAGGCCGGGGGAAGTCctccaggggagaggagcgagTCGGCACGCTCCATGGTGATACAGATCCTGGTGCCGTTCCTGTTGGCCGGGCTGGGGACTGTGTCTGCAGGAACTCTACTGGACGTggtgcag CATTGGGAGGTGTTCCACGAAGTCACAGAGATCTTCATCTTGGTTCCTGCTCTTCTGGGTCTGAAAGGGAACCTGGAGATGACCCTTGCCTCTAGACTTTCAACAGCA GTCAATATGGGGAAGATGGACTGGAGCCTGGTCATTGGGAACCTGGCATTAAAGCAG GTCCAGGCCACGGTCCTGGGGCTTCTGGCTGCTCTGGTGGCGGTGATATTGGGCTGGATCCTGGAGGGAGATATGACCCTCAGCCACGCCGCTCTCCTGTGTACAGCCAGCGTGGCGACTGCCTTCACTGCCTCACTGCTGCAGG GTGTAATCATGGTGGGGGTGATCATGGGCTCTAAGAGGGTCGGCATCAACCCTGACAACGTGGCCACGCCCATGGCTGCCAGCTTCGGTGACCTCATCACGCTCGCTATCCTGGCCTGCCTCAGTCAGGGCCTCTACGAGTGtatag AGCAGTACCCTTACCTGACCTACCTGGTAGGTGTGTTCTTCCTGGGTATGACCCCTTTGTGGGTGATCATCTCCTACAGACATCCGGACAGTCGCATCCTGCTGTACCTGGGCTGGGAGCCCATCATCACAGCCATGGTCATCAGCAG CACTGGAGGACTCATCTTGGACAAGACGCTGTCAGACCCCAACATGGCAGGCATCATAGTCTACGCTCCCGTTATTAATGGGATCGGGGGAAACTTGGTTGCTATTCAGTCCAGTCGCATTGCCACTCACCTGCATCTCCACTTCAACCCTGGAGACGCTCCTCTGCAGAGCTGCTACAATCCCTGTCACACCTTTTGCTTACCAG GACCCAATAATCGCTCCGCCCAAGTCCTCCTCCTATTGGTCGTTCCGGGTCACCTGATCTTCCTGTACACCATCCACCTGCTGATGGGCGGAaacaccacccccacacctgTTTTTGTTGCTCTCTTTCTGACCGCTGCCCTCCTTCAG GTTTTCTCACTGCTCTGCATAGCTGACTGGATGGTGCACTGTCTGTGGCGAAGAGGCAAAGACCCAGACAGTTACTCCATCCCCTACCTGACGGCCCTGGGAGATCTCCTGGGGACTGGGCTCCTGGCCTTGGCCTTCTTGCTCCTCTGGttccttggagaccctgccacTACTTAG